One window of the Triticum dicoccoides isolate Atlit2015 ecotype Zavitan chromosome 3B, WEW_v2.0, whole genome shotgun sequence genome contains the following:
- the LOC119278546 gene encoding cytokinin dehydrogenase 4-like, translated as MVRVSVVCCLKLLLLLALGGVTMHVPDAGVLAPLGPLRLDGHLSFHDVAAAARDFGNRCSLMPAAVLHPGSVADVAAAVRRVFQLGERSPLTVAARGHGHSLLGQSQTAGGIVVRMESLGGGAMMRVHAGADAPAYVDAPGGALWINVLHETLKHGLAPKSWTDYLHLTVGGTLSNAGVSGQAFRQGPQVSNVNQLEIVTGRGDVVTCSPDENSDLFYGALGGLGQFGIITRARIALQPAPKMVRWIRVLYSDFASFTEDQEALISADETFDYIEGFVIINRTGILNNWRTSFKPQDPVQASHFQSDGKVLYCLEMTKNFDPEEADIMEQEVGVLLSRLRYIQSTLFHTDVTYLEFLDRVHSSELKLRAQGLWEVPHPWLNLLIPRSTIHRFATEVFGNILKDSNNGPILLYPVNRSKWDNRTSVVIPEEEIFYLVGFLSSAPSASGHGSVDHAVSLNDKILDFCDKAGVGMKQYLAPYTTQQQWKAHFGARWETFERRKHMYDPLAILAPGQRIFAKASLPMSS; from the exons ATGGTGAGGGTGTCGGTGGTGTGCTGCctcaagctgctgctgctgctcgcccTGGGCGGGGTGACCATGCACGTGCCGGACGCCGGCGTGCTCGCGCCGCTCGGCCCGCTGCGGCTCGACGGCCACCTCAGCTTCCACgacgtggccgccgcggcccgcgacTTCGGCAACCGCTGCAGCCTGATGCCGGCCGCCGTGCTCCACCCGGGCTCCGTGGCCGACGTCGCCGCCGCAGTGCGCCGCGTGTTCCAGCTGGGCGAGCGCTCGCCGCTCACGGTCGCCGCGCGCGGACACGGGCACTCGCTGCTGGGCCAGTCGCAGACCGCCGGCGGGATCGTCGTCAGGATGGAGTCCCTCGGGGGCGGCGCCATGATGCGGGTGCACGCCGGCGCCGACGCGCCTGCCTACGTGGACGCCCCCGGAGGCGCGCTCTGGATCAACGTGCTGCATGAGACGCTCAAGCACGGGCTGGCGCCCAAGTCATGGACCGACTACCTCCATTTGACGGTGGGCGGCACCTTGTCGAATGCCGGGGTCAGCGGCCAGGCGTTCCGGCAAGGACCGCAGGTCAGCAATGTCAACCAGCTGGAGATTGTGACAG GGAGAGGGGATGTGGTCACCTGCTCGCCGGACGAGAACTCCGACCTCTTCTACGGCGCCCTCGGCGGCCTGGGCCAGttcggcatcatcaccagagccagGATCGCCCTCCAACCTGCACCAAAGATG GTGAGGTGGATCCGGGTGCTCTACTCGGACTTCGCGAGCTTCACCGAGGACCAGGAGGCGCTGATCTCGGCGGACGAGACCTTCGACTACATCGAGGGGTTCGTGATCATCAACCGGACGGGCATCCTCAACAACTGGAGGACGTCGTTCAAGCCGCAGGACCCGGTGCAGGCCAGCCACTTCCAGTCGGACGGGAAGGTGCTCTACTGCCTTGAGATGACCAAGAACTTCGACCCTGAGGAGGCTGACATCATGGAACAG GAGGTTGGTGTGCTGCTGTCTCGGCTGAGATACATACAGTCAACCCTCTTCCACACCGATGTCACGTACCTCGAGTTCCTGGACAGGGTGCACTCCTCCGAGCTCAAGCTCAGGGCCCAGGGCCTCTGGGAGGTTCCGCACCCATGGCTCAACCTCCTCATCCCGAGAAGCACCATCCACCGGTTCGCGACGGAGGTCTTCGGCAACATCCTTAAAGACAGCAACAATGGCCCCATCCTCCTCTACCCGGTGAACAGATCAAA GTGGGACAACAGGACGTCAGTGGTGATAccggaggaagaaatcttctaccTGGTGGGGTTCCTGTCGTCGGCACCGTCGGCGTCAGGCCACGGCAGCGTCGACCACGCGGTGAGCCTCAACGACAAGATCCTAGACTTCTGCGACAAGGCCGGCGTCGGGATGAAGCAGTACCTAGCGCCCTACACCACGCAGCAGCAGTGGAAAGCCCACTTCGGGGCGAGGTGGGAGACATTTGAGCGGAGGAAACACATGTATGATCCCCTAGCAATCCTAGCCCCAGGACAGAGAATATTTGCAAAGGCGTCGCTGCCCATGTCCTCTTGA